In Halapricum desulfuricans, a single window of DNA contains:
- a CDS encoding type II toxin-antitoxin system VapC family toxin: MNWIHERQRHNIAVDLRTRLSESAGFELVHAAQKDFHRAVELFEIYDKVSFGDATIAAYMERKGIEYLYSFDDDFDTIDGITRLETPDDPFI, encoded by the coding sequence CTGAACTGGATTCACGAGCGCCAGCGCCACAACATCGCGGTCGATCTCCGAACCCGCCTGTCAGAGTCAGCAGGCTTCGAACTCGTCCACGCGGCACAGAAGGACTTCCACCGCGCGGTGGAACTCTTCGAGATTTACGATAAGGTGTCGTTCGGAGACGCAACGATCGCCGCGTACATGGAACGCAAAGGCATCGAGTATCTGTATTCGTTCGACGACGACTTCGACACTATCGATGGCATCACGCGGCTGGAAACGCCGGACGATCCGTTTATATAA
- a CDS encoding AbrB/MazE/SpoVT family DNA-binding domain-containing protein, with product MATEDPPEETTVSDRGMVTIPASLRHRLDIEAGDKLRWDIDDEGNLSVEVVKQRYGAFEDDNLKAPMGSDGLETHDLAGHEADPAFTEET from the coding sequence ATGGCAACGGAAGACCCTCCCGAGGAAACCACAGTCAGCGACCGGGGGATGGTCACGATTCCAGCGTCACTCCGGCACCGGCTCGACATCGAGGCTGGAGACAAACTTCGCTGGGACATCGACGACGAGGGGAACCTCTCGGTCGAAGTCGTCAAGCAGCGATACGGTGCGTTCGAAGATGACAATCTGAAGGCACCGATGGGTAGTGATGGCCTCGAGACGCACGATCTCGCCGGGCACGAGGCAGATCCTGCGTTCACGGAGGAGACCTGA
- a CDS encoding NADH:flavin oxidoreductase/NADH oxidase, with product MTRLFSSLELRETSIPNRVMVSPMCQYSCEDRDGLATAWHRTHLGSRAVGGAGVVMAEATAVEPRGRISPEDLGIWSDEHADALAPVAEFVREQGSVPAIQLAHAGRKASTTRPWEGHGPVAPEEGGWTVVGPTDDPWPHDGEAPPTERLTPEEIEGVVESFRAAAERSLAAGFEIAEVHAAHGYLLHQFLSPVTNTRGDAYGGGFEGRTRLLRAVTEAVRDVWPDGKPVFVRLSATDWLPDRDSWTVEDSIRLADRLAELGVDLIDVSGGGIHPDSSPERTGPNYQVRYAERVREETDRRVAVGAVGGITTPEQAEAVVANERADLAIVGREHLRDPYFALRAAQALDATDEIEGPPQYRRAFGF from the coding sequence ATGACGCGACTGTTTTCATCGCTCGAACTCCGCGAGACGTCGATTCCAAATCGCGTGATGGTCTCGCCGATGTGCCAGTATTCCTGTGAGGACCGTGACGGGCTGGCGACGGCGTGGCACCGAACCCACCTCGGTTCGCGTGCCGTCGGCGGCGCGGGGGTCGTGATGGCTGAGGCGACCGCCGTCGAGCCCCGCGGACGGATATCGCCCGAGGACCTAGGCATCTGGTCGGACGAACACGCCGACGCGCTCGCTCCCGTTGCCGAGTTCGTCCGCGAGCAGGGCTCGGTGCCGGCGATCCAGCTGGCCCACGCCGGGCGCAAGGCCTCGACGACCCGCCCCTGGGAGGGCCACGGCCCGGTCGCCCCCGAGGAGGGCGGCTGGACGGTCGTCGGCCCGACCGACGACCCCTGGCCACACGACGGCGAGGCCCCGCCGACCGAGCGGCTCACGCCCGAGGAGATCGAGGGCGTCGTCGAGTCGTTCCGCGCCGCCGCGGAGCGTTCGCTCGCGGCCGGCTTCGAGATCGCCGAGGTCCACGCCGCCCACGGCTACCTGCTCCATCAGTTCCTCTCGCCGGTCACGAACACCCGCGGGGACGCCTACGGCGGCGGCTTCGAGGGCCGAACCCGTCTGCTCCGGGCGGTCACCGAGGCCGTCCGGGACGTCTGGCCCGACGGGAAACCCGTCTTCGTCCGGCTCTCCGCGACCGACTGGTTGCCCGACCGCGACTCCTGGACCGTCGAGGACTCGATCAGGCTGGCCGACCGGCTCGCCGAACTGGGCGTCGACCTGATCGACGTCAGCGGCGGCGGGATCCATCCCGATTCCAGTCCCGAACGGACCGGCCCGAACTACCAGGTCCGCTACGCCGAGCGGGTCCGCGAGGAGACCGACCGGAGGGTCGCGGTCGGTGCGGTCGGCGGGATCACCACGCCCGAACAGGCCGAGGCCGTCGTCGCCAACGAGCGGGCTGACCTGGCGATTGTCGGCCGCGAACACCTCCGGGATCCGTACTTCGCGCTGCGGGCCGCGCAGGCGCTGGACGCGACCGACGAGATCGAGGGGCCGCCGCAGTACCGGCGCGCGTTCGGGTTCTGA
- a CDS encoding ornithine cyclodeaminase family protein codes for MQTRLLPAEVVTEHTGVAAVVEAVADAFAADARGDVQMPAKSYIDLPQYNGDFRSMPAYLDAGDWDAAAVKWVNVHPDNRQRFGLPTVMGTIVYSDPETAFPLALIDGTTITRLRTGAAAAVATRELASADATSLGLVGAGTQANTQLEAIATVRDIEEVIIADADPEAVESFVAAFEDRFDARGGTIEQATQCDVVSTTTPVKEPIVEAVGPETHVNAIGADAAGKHEIADAVLEAATIVIDDYEQCTHSGEINVPWGEGVLDDGDIYAELGEIVAGEVPGRDDPAGPEGVTVFDSTGLAIQDVAAAHVAYEHATEADAGTPFDLVGTEI; via the coding sequence ATGCAGACGCGCTTGCTTCCCGCCGAGGTCGTCACCGAGCACACCGGGGTTGCGGCGGTCGTCGAGGCCGTCGCGGACGCCTTCGCCGCTGACGCCCGCGGGGACGTCCAGATGCCGGCCAAATCGTATATCGACCTCCCGCAGTACAACGGCGACTTCCGGTCGATGCCCGCCTACCTCGACGCCGGCGACTGGGACGCCGCCGCGGTCAAGTGGGTCAACGTCCACCCCGACAACCGACAGCGGTTCGGCCTGCCGACCGTCATGGGGACGATCGTCTACTCCGACCCGGAGACCGCCTTCCCGCTGGCGCTGATCGACGGGACGACGATCACGCGCCTGCGGACCGGCGCTGCGGCCGCGGTGGCGACCCGGGAACTCGCCTCCGCGGACGCGACGTCGCTGGGACTCGTCGGAGCCGGCACGCAGGCCAACACCCAGCTCGAGGCCATCGCGACCGTCCGGGACATCGAGGAGGTGATCATCGCCGACGCCGACCCGGAAGCCGTCGAGTCCTTCGTCGCGGCCTTCGAGGACCGCTTCGACGCCCGCGGCGGGACGATCGAGCAAGCGACCCAGTGTGATGTCGTCTCGACGACTACCCCGGTCAAAGAGCCGATCGTCGAGGCGGTCGGCCCCGAGACGCACGTCAACGCGATCGGCGCCGATGCCGCCGGGAAACACGAGATCGCAGACGCCGTGCTCGAGGCGGCGACGATCGTCATCGACGACTACGAACAGTGTACCCACTCCGGCGAGATCAACGTCCCCTGGGGCGAGGGAGTGCTCGACGACGGGGACATCTACGCCGAACTGGGCGAGATCGTCGCCGGCGAGGTCCCCGGCCGGGACGACCCAGCGGGCCCGGAGGGTGTGACTGTCTTCGATTCGACCGGGCTGGCGATCCAGGACGTCGCCGCCGCCCACGTCGCCTACGAGCACGCCACGGAAGCCGATGCCGGGACCCCGTTCGATCTGGTCGGGACCGAGATCTAG
- a CDS encoding DUF7535 family protein — MSEDESETSEDSAVVEALRTVTPGYSSHRDVEMDVIGWSVFLGLVVLLVPFLPLLIVVWLISKALEKI, encoded by the coding sequence ATGAGCGAAGACGAATCAGAGACGAGTGAAGATTCCGCTGTCGTCGAAGCGCTGCGAACGGTAACACCCGGCTACAGCAGCCACAGAGACGTCGAAATGGACGTCATCGGCTGGTCGGTGTTCCTCGGGCTCGTGGTTTTGCTGGTACCGTTCCTGCCCCTGCTGATCGTCGTCTGGCTGATCTCGAAGGCCCTCGAAAAGATCTAG
- the leuS gene encoding leucine--tRNA ligase: MTGPPRTTEYEPGELERKWRTRWEEQGRYEADPEDDGEPTFITVPYPYPSGGMHIGHVRTFTVPDVYARYRRLQGDNVLFPLGWHVTGTPIVGAVERLKEGEEEQLSVLQDTYNVPEDELQELETPMGYARYFIENHYKKGFEQLGLSIDWRREFTTNDERYSKFITWQYETLKERGLLEKGLNPVNYCTNEQQPVTTHDLLEGEDAEYQEFTLVKFGAEIGGEDVVAPMATLRPETVRGVTNAYLNPDAEYVLAEVDGETWFVSKDAAEKFDLQAREVEVLEEVDPADVIGETAENPVTGDEVLILPADFVDADNATGVVMSVPAHSPDDYVALQEAKADDERMREYGIDPEAVAAIEPVPILKIEGYGEIPARDAVQSAGIDSSDDPQLEDVTAGLYQDEFHSGRLLASYGEFAGEVIEDVRERFREHYSEQALFDTMYEFTEEVVCRCGGDVEVAQKETWFLRYSDQEWSRKAHEVVDQLEAIPKSTADQYDHTIDWLEEWPCIRNYGLGTRLPWDDEFVIEPLSDSTIYMAYYTIAHRLEDVPPEEMDRDFFDTLFYGPDGGDAPAGVEVDVEEPSETALELREEWEHWYPVDFRCSGNDLIQNHLTFYLFHHAELFDRDNWPQGITVMGMGLLEGKKMSSSKGHVVLPDEAIGEYGADTVRFFLLNSSEPWQDFDWRADQVATTRDQLERFWTRAQDVIETDVPDDARDDLKHIDRWLLAKLQATIREATESMERFETRSASQAVFYQFDEHLTWYRRRTDTDRPGAKWTLREVLGTRLRLLAPFAPFMTNELHEQLEGEAAEDAGWPEPNPEFESIRTEVEERLVADVTDDVADIVEVTDTDPETIRLYVAADWKHTVFEEVVDTGPDVGAVMGNVMQYESLRRKGDAVNDLAQGMVRLVRERDDETLQAMLGIDEQSVYESARSFLAREFDAEVEIYAEDGDPHDPAGKAGQAEPFRPAVHLE, translated from the coding sequence ATGACCGGTCCGCCACGCACAACCGAGTACGAGCCGGGTGAGCTGGAACGCAAGTGGCGCACCCGCTGGGAGGAACAGGGGCGCTACGAGGCCGATCCGGAAGACGACGGGGAACCGACGTTCATCACGGTTCCCTACCCCTACCCCAGCGGCGGGATGCACATCGGACACGTCCGAACCTTTACCGTCCCCGACGTCTACGCCCGATATCGACGTCTGCAAGGCGACAACGTGCTGTTCCCGCTCGGCTGGCACGTCACCGGCACGCCCATCGTCGGAGCCGTCGAACGCCTCAAAGAAGGAGAGGAAGAGCAGCTGTCGGTGCTGCAGGACACCTACAACGTCCCCGAGGACGAGCTCCAGGAACTCGAGACGCCGATGGGCTACGCCCGGTATTTCATCGAGAACCACTACAAGAAGGGCTTCGAGCAGCTGGGGCTGTCGATCGACTGGCGGCGGGAGTTCACGACCAACGACGAGCGCTACTCGAAGTTCATCACCTGGCAGTACGAGACGCTCAAGGAACGTGGCCTGCTTGAGAAGGGGCTGAACCCGGTCAACTACTGCACCAACGAACAGCAGCCCGTCACGACCCACGACCTGCTGGAGGGCGAGGACGCCGAGTATCAGGAGTTCACGCTGGTCAAGTTCGGTGCCGAGATCGGCGGCGAGGACGTCGTCGCGCCGATGGCGACGCTGCGACCCGAGACGGTCCGAGGAGTCACCAACGCCTACCTCAACCCCGACGCCGAGTACGTCCTGGCCGAGGTGGACGGCGAGACGTGGTTCGTCTCGAAGGACGCGGCCGAGAAGTTCGATCTGCAGGCCCGCGAGGTCGAGGTACTCGAGGAGGTCGACCCTGCGGACGTCATCGGCGAGACCGCGGAAAACCCCGTCACCGGCGACGAGGTCCTGATCCTGCCCGCGGACTTCGTCGACGCCGACAACGCGACTGGCGTCGTCATGTCCGTGCCCGCCCACTCGCCGGACGACTACGTCGCCCTGCAGGAGGCCAAGGCCGACGACGAGCGCATGCGCGAGTACGGGATCGATCCCGAGGCAGTCGCGGCGATCGAGCCGGTCCCGATCCTGAAGATCGAGGGCTACGGCGAAATCCCGGCCCGCGACGCCGTCCAGTCCGCCGGGATCGACTCCAGCGACGACCCGCAGCTGGAGGACGTGACGGCCGGCCTCTATCAGGACGAGTTCCACAGCGGGCGGCTGCTTGCCTCCTACGGGGAGTTCGCGGGCGAGGTCATCGAGGACGTCCGCGAGCGGTTCCGCGAGCACTACAGCGAGCAGGCCCTGTTCGACACGATGTACGAGTTCACCGAGGAGGTCGTTTGCCGGTGTGGCGGCGACGTCGAGGTCGCCCAGAAGGAGACGTGGTTCCTGCGGTACAGCGACCAGGAGTGGTCCCGGAAAGCCCACGAGGTCGTCGACCAGCTGGAGGCGATCCCGAAGAGCACGGCCGACCAGTACGATCACACCATCGACTGGCTCGAGGAGTGGCCCTGCATCCGCAACTACGGGCTCGGGACGCGCCTGCCCTGGGACGACGAGTTCGTCATCGAGCCCCTCTCCGATTCGACGATCTACATGGCTTACTACACCATCGCCCACCGGCTGGAGGACGTCCCGCCAGAGGAGATGGACCGGGACTTCTTCGATACGCTGTTCTACGGGCCCGACGGCGGGGACGCCCCGGCGGGCGTCGAAGTCGACGTCGAGGAGCCCAGCGAGACCGCGCTCGAACTGCGCGAGGAGTGGGAGCACTGGTATCCCGTCGACTTCCGGTGCTCGGGCAACGACCTGATCCAGAACCACCTGACCTTCTACCTGTTCCACCACGCCGAGCTGTTCGATCGCGACAACTGGCCGCAGGGAATCACGGTCATGGGGATGGGGCTGCTCGAGGGCAAGAAGATGTCCTCCTCGAAGGGCCACGTCGTGTTGCCGGACGAGGCCATCGGCGAGTACGGCGCCGATACGGTTCGGTTCTTCCTGTTGAACTCCTCGGAGCCGTGGCAGGACTTCGACTGGCGGGCCGATCAGGTCGCGACGACGCGCGACCAGCTCGAGCGCTTCTGGACGCGCGCACAGGACGTGATCGAAACGGACGTCCCCGACGACGCGCGCGACGACCTGAAGCACATCGACCGCTGGCTGCTCGCGAAGCTGCAGGCGACGATCCGCGAGGCGACCGAGTCGATGGAGCGTTTCGAGACTCGAAGCGCCTCACAGGCGGTCTTCTACCAGTTCGACGAACACCTCACGTGGTATCGCCGCCGGACGGACACCGACCGGCCCGGCGCGAAGTGGACGCTTCGGGAGGTCCTGGGGACCCGCCTGCGCTTGCTCGCGCCGTTCGCGCCGTTCATGACGAACGAACTCCACGAGCAACTCGAAGGTGAGGCCGCCGAAGACGCCGGCTGGCCCGAGCCCAACCCCGAGTTCGAGTCGATCCGGACGGAAGTCGAAGAGCGACTGGTCGCGGACGTGACCGACGACGTCGCCGACATCGTCGAGGTGACCGACACCGACCCCGAGACGATCCGGCTGTACGTCGCCGCCGACTGGAAGCACACCGTCTTCGAGGAAGTCGTTGACACCGGGCCTGACGTGGGCGCGGTCATGGGTAACGTAATGCAGTACGAGTCGCTGCGCCGGAAGGGCGACGCGGTCAACGACCTCGCCCAGGGGATGGTGCGTCTCGTCCGCGAGCGCGACGACGAGACCCTGCAGGCGATGCTCGGGATCGACGAACAGTCGGTCTACGAATCCGCCCGGTCGTTCCTCGCCCGCGAGTTCGACGCCGAGGTCGAGATCTACGCCGAAGACGGCGATCCCCACGACCCGGCCGGGAAAGCCGGCCAGGCCGAACCGTTCCGGCCGGCGGTCCATCTCGAGTAG
- a CDS encoding alpha/beta hydrolase, with translation MDTEGLHPQAAAAVERQQRVQQLLPIRSARLLRAFSRLDAWRRDPPPVAQVADRTVPGPGGDLPIRVYRPEGETPFPTVVFFHGGGFVTGDLDTHDALCRHLARESECVVVSVDYRLAPEHPFPAAAEDAIAATEWAAEHTRALGGDGSLAVAGDSAGGNLAAVAALAARDRGDPEIDYQALIYPGVGVERDQASVREYDGLVLSEDDLEWFNECYYGSELHRNNPYADPIAACDLSGVAPATVLTAGFDPLRDGGRAYADRLRSDGVEARHVEYEDMIHGFVTSTDAIDRATEAIADVAADLRDALGA, from the coding sequence ATGGACACCGAGGGACTGCACCCGCAGGCCGCAGCCGCAGTCGAACGCCAGCAGCGAGTACAGCAGTTGCTGCCGATCCGGAGCGCACGCCTCCTTCGGGCGTTCTCCCGGCTGGACGCCTGGCGGCGCGACCCGCCGCCGGTCGCACAGGTCGCCGATCGGACGGTCCCGGGACCGGGCGGCGACCTTCCGATCCGGGTCTACCGTCCCGAGGGCGAGACGCCGTTCCCGACGGTCGTGTTCTTCCACGGCGGCGGGTTCGTCACCGGCGATCTCGACACGCACGACGCGCTCTGTCGACACCTGGCTCGCGAGAGCGAGTGCGTCGTCGTCTCGGTCGACTACCGGCTCGCGCCGGAACACCCCTTCCCCGCGGCCGCCGAGGACGCCATCGCGGCGACCGAGTGGGCCGCAGAGCACACGCGAGCCCTGGGCGGGGACGGCTCGCTCGCCGTGGCCGGCGACAGCGCCGGGGGGAACCTGGCCGCGGTCGCCGCGCTCGCGGCCCGTGACCGCGGCGACCCCGAGATCGACTATCAGGCACTGATCTATCCGGGCGTGGGCGTCGAGCGCGATCAGGCGTCGGTGCGCGAGTACGACGGACTGGTCCTCTCGGAGGACGACCTGGAGTGGTTCAACGAGTGCTACTACGGGAGCGAGCTCCATCGGAACAACCCCTACGCCGACCCGATCGCCGCCTGTGACCTCTCCGGCGTCGCGCCGGCCACAGTCCTTACCGCGGGCTTCGATCCGCTTCGGGACGGGGGTCGTGCCTACGCCGACCGTCTCCGGAGCGACGGCGTCGAGGCCCGCCACGTCGAGTACGAGGACATGATCCACGGGTTCGTCACGAGCACCGACGCGATCGACCGCGCTACCGAAGCGATCGCCGACGTCGCCGCCGATCTCCGGGACGCGCTCGGTGCGTGA
- a CDS encoding antitoxin VapB family protein, protein MSTIRVSDDVKERLRDLKRDDESFNDLLDRLSRQEKEVEEIAGSLAFLDEDGDLEAKMNEAHEELNESLEKRVE, encoded by the coding sequence ATGAGTACGATCCGTGTGTCCGACGACGTCAAAGAGCGCCTTCGAGATCTGAAGCGCGACGACGAATCGTTCAATGACCTGCTGGACCGGCTCAGCCGCCAGGAGAAGGAGGTCGAGGAGATCGCGGGGAGTCTCGCCTTCCTCGATGAAGACGGCGATCTCGAAGCGAAGATGAACGAAGCTCACGAAGAACTGAACGAGTCGCTGGAGAAGCGAGTCGAATGA
- a CDS encoding type II toxin-antitoxin system VapC family toxin yields MIVLDRDILARITGKHPDQDILNHLQRYRQEEWTIPTVVAWESYKAASGRSQMLRTQRVLRETLDRILDLTDDVALEAAYLDEQLGEQGVSLETADLLNLATAHEAGATFVTHNSNDFDKTPIHHLADVDVVVS; encoded by the coding sequence ATGATCGTTCTTGACCGGGACATCCTTGCGAGAATCACTGGCAAGCACCCCGACCAGGATATTTTGAACCACCTGCAACGGTACCGTCAGGAAGAATGGACGATCCCGACAGTCGTCGCCTGGGAGTCGTACAAAGCTGCTTCGGGCCGCTCCCAGATGCTGCGAACACAGCGCGTTCTCAGAGAAACGCTCGATAGAATTCTCGATCTGACCGACGATGTCGCGCTCGAAGCTGCCTATCTCGACGAACAGCTCGGCGAGCAGGGCGTGTCTCTCGAGACGGCTGACCTCCTCAACCTCGCCACCGCTCACGAGGCCGGCGCGACGTTCGTCACCCACAACAGCAACGACTTCGACAAGACACCAATCCACCACCTCGCCGACGTCGATGTCGTCGTGTCTTGA
- a CDS encoding UbiX family flavin prenyltransferase — protein MSTVDRVVVGITGASGIPIAVRTVEALSEHGEVVTVVTDAAKSVMAHERGDREATMKHLEELSAAVYGEDAVHAPVASGSVRTDGMVIVPASMNTVAAVATGRSDTLVSRAADVTLKERRRLVVVPRETPLSELHLENLLKLARMGVEVVPPVLGFYFDPEDPADFVDHVVGKILERFDLEHDRYDAWEPE, from the coding sequence GTGAGCACCGTGGATCGAGTCGTCGTCGGGATCACCGGCGCGTCGGGAATCCCGATCGCAGTCCGGACCGTCGAGGCGCTTTCCGAGCACGGCGAGGTCGTGACGGTCGTGACCGACGCCGCCAAGTCGGTGATGGCCCACGAACGGGGTGACCGCGAGGCGACGATGAAGCATCTGGAGGAGCTGTCGGCGGCTGTCTACGGCGAGGACGCCGTCCACGCGCCGGTCGCTTCGGGGTCGGTCCGGACCGACGGGATGGTGATCGTCCCCGCCTCGATGAACACCGTCGCGGCGGTCGCGACCGGTCGCTCGGACACCCTGGTCTCGCGGGCCGCGGACGTCACGCTCAAGGAACGGCGCAGACTGGTGGTCGTCCCCCGCGAGACGCCGCTCAGCGAGTTGCATCTGGAAAACCTGCTGAAACTCGCCCGGATGGGCGTCGAGGTCGTCCCGCCCGTGCTGGGGTTTTACTTCGATCCCGAGGATCCGGCCGATTTCGTCGATCACGTCGTCGGCAAGATCCTCGAACGGTTCGATCTCGAGCACGACCGCTACGACGCCTGGGAGCCCGAGTAG
- a CDS encoding DUF126 domain-containing protein, whose amino-acid sequence MSEPDGTGEESVVEGNSITEGTAAGEVLRSTEPISFYGAVEPDTGEFIEEGHQLEGANVAGKVLVFPRGKGSTVGSYVLYGLAQNGVAPAAIVNEETETIVATGAILGEIPCVDDVPVERLEDGERVTVDADDGVVRR is encoded by the coding sequence ATGAGTGAGCCGGACGGGACAGGCGAGGAGAGCGTCGTCGAAGGCAACTCGATCACCGAGGGGACGGCCGCGGGCGAGGTCCTGCGCTCGACGGAGCCGATCAGTTTCTACGGCGCTGTCGAGCCCGACACCGGCGAATTCATCGAGGAGGGCCACCAGCTCGAGGGCGCAAACGTCGCCGGAAAGGTGCTGGTCTTCCCGCGCGGGAAGGGCTCGACGGTCGGCTCGTACGTCCTCTACGGGCTGGCCCAGAACGGCGTCGCACCGGCGGCGATCGTCAACGAGGAGACCGAGACGATCGTCGCGACGGGCGCGATCCTCGGGGAGATTCCCTGTGTCGACGACGTCCCGGTCGAACGACTCGAGGACGGCGAGCGCGTCACGGTCGACGCCGACGACGGCGTCGTCAGGCGGTGA
- a CDS encoding aconitase X, which yields MHLTKEEERLLESDTPATRKAMELLVELGDIYGAEEMVEIESAQASGISYKSIGDPGVEFLEGFAEEGAEVSVTTFANPAGMDFEQYEEMGVSEEFAEKQRRIRDALKEMGITLSFTCTPYLAGNLPHRGQHVAWAESSAVSFVNSVVGAKTNREGGPSALAAAITGRTPKHGLHLEENRRPTHRIDVDVDLDDQSEFAALGSWAGRIVEDGKPYFTGIDAATTDELKALGAAMAASGAVALHFVEGVTTDMEPPEHVDSATFGAGEREEEHAKLNDGEDPELVVIGCPHCSPEEIADVAEAVEGETLESDLWVCTSGAVKTWADRNGHTETIEAAGGQVLADTCNVVSPIEELGYETSATDSAKAANYLPGFGNQQVVFDDKRSLVEGVIEDE from the coding sequence ATGCACCTGACAAAAGAGGAAGAACGACTGCTCGAATCGGACACGCCGGCCACGCGCAAGGCGATGGAACTGCTGGTCGAACTCGGCGACATCTACGGGGCCGAGGAGATGGTCGAGATCGAGTCGGCCCAGGCGTCGGGCATCTCCTACAAGTCGATCGGCGACCCCGGCGTCGAATTCCTCGAGGGGTTCGCCGAGGAGGGCGCGGAGGTCTCGGTGACGACCTTCGCCAACCCCGCGGGGATGGACTTCGAACAGTACGAGGAGATGGGCGTCAGCGAGGAGTTCGCCGAGAAACAGCGGCGGATCAGAGACGCCCTCAAGGAGATGGGGATCACCCTCTCTTTTACCTGTACGCCGTATCTCGCGGGCAACCTGCCCCATCGCGGCCAGCACGTCGCGTGGGCCGAATCCTCAGCGGTCTCGTTCGTCAACAGCGTCGTCGGCGCGAAGACCAACCGCGAGGGTGGTCCCTCGGCGCTGGCGGCGGCGATCACCGGCCGGACGCCCAAGCACGGCCTCCATCTGGAGGAGAACCGCCGGCCGACCCACCGGATCGACGTCGACGTCGACCTCGACGATCAGTCGGAGTTCGCCGCGCTGGGTTCGTGGGCCGGGCGGATCGTCGAGGACGGCAAACCCTACTTCACCGGGATCGACGCGGCGACGACCGACGAGCTCAAGGCGCTCGGCGCGGCGATGGCCGCCTCGGGGGCCGTCGCGCTGCACTTCGTCGAAGGGGTCACCACCGATATGGAGCCGCCTGAGCACGTCGACAGCGCCACCTTCGGCGCGGGCGAGCGCGAGGAGGAGCACGCGAAGCTGAACGACGGCGAGGACCCCGAACTGGTCGTCATCGGCTGTCCCCACTGCTCGCCGGAGGAGATCGCCGACGTCGCCGAGGCCGTCGAGGGCGAGACGCTCGAAAGCGACCTGTGGGTCTGCACCAGCGGCGCAGTCAAGACCTGGGCCGACCGCAACGGCCACACCGAGACCATCGAGGCGGCCGGCGGACAGGTGCTCGCCGACACCTGCAACGTCGTCTCCCCGATCGAGGAGCTGGGCTACGAGACCAGCGCGACCGACTCCGCGAAGGCCGCCAACTACCTGCCCGGGTTCGGCAACCAGCAGGTGGTCTTCGACGACAAACGTTCGCTGGTCGAGGGGGTGATCGAAGATGAGTGA